DNA sequence from the Virgibacillus proomii genome:
TTCTTAGCTTCTCTCAAGATCTCTCTTGAGTTATTTCTTAGAAAAACAGAGACTGCTTTTCTTGACATACTGGTTGTTTTGTTCAGTTTTCAAAGAGCAAATATATAAAACCAACCGATTGATTATAAACACTAAAACTAAATTTGTCAAATTTATAATCAATCTATTTGCCGCGTTACAGTTAGAAATTACCTTTCCTCTAACGCGGATTATTATTATATCACCCAATAAACAAGCTGTCAACACTCTTAATGTAAAATTATTAAACAAAATAACAATCAATAACCAATGACAGCAAAAACTATAATAACGTTTATAAATAAAAAAGTCAACATTATTTTAGCTATTCTCACAAAAAAATTAGTTTAATGGCTTTTTCCATGCATCCAATAATTTCTAAATATAGAAAGAACGGATAAAACTCTAAATAAATGACGGATAATTGATGTTATTCCAACACAAGCTAAGTTAAAAGCAATGTGATGGAGTGATGTCCAGTGAAGCATAATAATTATATGTATTTAAGCTTCTTTTTGTTACTAATATTTCCACTTCAAGTTCAAGCAACTGAAGTGAAGCCCATATTAATTGAAACATACGAAGCAGACATAACAAGTGATGGAAATAATGAAAAAATTGAATTAAAAGGTGTGCTTTTTTCTCCAGATTCAAAGTTTTATCAGCAACTATGGGCAGAAATTTCCTATCAGAAAAAAGAAAAGTGGAAAATTTATTATCCTGGGGGATACGACCCAACTTTACAATTTATCGATCTTAATCACGATAATAAAACTGATATTTTCTACCAAAGCGCTACTGGAGGAAGTGGCGGTCTTTATAATTACCAATTAAATACAATTATAAATGATACGGTTCAAGAAATAGAACTTCCTGAGCAAATGTATTTAAGTGGTGTATTTAAGGATAATTTTAAAATTGAATTAAAACTGACAGCTACGAGTAAACCGATAATAATTGACGTAAAAAATCGAACAGAAGATTATGTACGATTAGGTATATATGATCAACAAGGGGAACTGCTTTCTAAAAACAAAACAGTTATGATTGACCCAATCGCTTTTTTTGAACCATTGATAGTAAACGAGACTAAAGGGTACGGACTCAAGAGCTATCAACAAATTAGCGGTGCTTATCACGCCGATAGATTAGGGACAGTTGAAACAGTATGGTATTTTGAAAATGACAATTGGATAATTTTGCAAACAAAGTGGGTGCCTGCCTAAACTCTTCATCGCTTCTGACTAAAATAAGTAAGTTTAGAAAAGAATTTATTCCGTTTCCTCTTTCACCCTAACTTACATCATAAAAACACAAGCGGAGAATAATGAATTTATTCTCCGCTTGTGTTTTTTCAGATTACAATCTCAGAATTGCAGTTAATTTGCTACAACATTGACTAACTTACCCGGGATAACAATCACTTTTCGAATTGTTTTTCCAGCAGTTAGCTCTTTTATCTTTTCATTCTCTAGCGCTTTTTTTTCTAATTCTTCTTTTGTAATATCTTTAGAAACAAGAAGTTTAGCTCGAACTTTCCCCATAATTTGCACAACTATTTCAATTTCATCTTCAACAAGCTTCGTTTCATCATAAGTTGGCCATGGCTCATAAGTGATAGTATTTGAATGACCCATAATTCCCCAAAGTTCCTCAGAAATATGCGGAGCAATTGGAGAAAGTAATTTAATAAAACCTTCTATATAGGATTTTGGAAGTTTTTCTGCTTTATAACATTCATTAATAAATACCATCATTTGTGAAATAGCTGTATTAAAATGCAAGTTATCAAAATCCTCAGTTACTTTTTTTACAGTTTCATGATAAACCTTATCTAAAGTATGATCATTTTCTTCTGCAATCTTATTGGACAACTCGCCTTTTTCATTCACCATTAGACGCCACACACGATCTAAAAAGCGTCTAGACCCATCAAGTCCTTTTTCCGACCATGCAATGGAAGCATCTAGCGGCCCCATAAACATTTCATAAAGCCGTAGTGTATCTGCACCGTGTGATTCCAAAACATCATCTGGATTTACGACGTTTCCTTTTGACTTACTCATTTTTTCATTGCCTTTTCCAAGAATCATTCCTTGGTTAAATAATTTCATAAATGGTTCTTTTGTTGAAACAACTCCAATGTCATATAAGAACTTGTGCCAAAAGCGTGCGTATAATAAATGAAGAACGGCGTGCTCTGCACCACCAATGTAAAGATCTACCGGCAACCACTTTTCTAGTGCCTTCGGGTCAGCAATTTTATCTGGATTATTCGGATCAATATATCGTAAATAATACCAACAGCTTCCCGCCCATTGAGGCATGGTGTTTGTCTCTCTTCTACCTTTTTTGCCTGTTTTTGGATCTATTACATTTACCCATTCCTCACAGTTTGCTAATGGAGATTCACCAGTGCCCGACGGCTTAATATTATCCATCTCAGGTAGTTTTAATGGTAGTTCTTCTTCTGGAACAGTAGTCATTGTCCCATCTTCCCAATGAATAATTGGAATTGGTTCTCCCCAATAGCGTTGACGTGCAAATAACCAATCACGAAGTCGGTATGTTACCTTTTTTGTACCTTTTCCGTTTTCCTCTAACCATTCGATCATACGGGTAATAGCAGTATCTTTATTCAATCCGTTTAAGAAATCAGAATGAACCAGCTTTCCATCACCCGTATACGCTTCTTTAGAGATATCTCCTCCAGAAACTACTTCAACAATTGGCAAATTAAACGTAGTAGCAAATTCATAATCTCGTTCATCATGTGCAGGAACCGCCATAATTGCCCCTGTTCCATAGCTCATTAATACATAATCAGCAATCCAGATTGGTATTTTTGCTCCATTAGCAGGGTTTATCGCGTACGCACCTGTAAAGACACCGGTTTTATCTTTAGCTAAATCAGTTCTTTCAAGATCTGACTTCGTTTCAATCGTATGAATATATTGATCTACAGCTTCTTTCTGCTCAGCTGTAACAATTTTTTTAACCAGTGGATGCTCTGGTGCTAACACTGCATAAGTAGCGCCAAACAGCGTATCTGGTCTTGTTGTAAACACTGTAAATTCCTCATCTATGGAATCAATCGCAAAACGAACCTCGGCACCTTCTGATCGCCCTATCCAATTTCGTTGCATTTCTTTTAAGCTTTCTGGCCAATCTAATTCTTCTAAATCCTCTAATAACCTATCTGCATAAGCGGTTATTCGTAGCATCCACTGCTTCATTGGCTTGCGAATCACAGGATGACCGCCTCGCTCACTTTTCCCGTCAATTACTTCTTCATTAGCAAGTACCGTTCCTAATGCTGGACACCAGTTCACAGCAACTTCATCCATATAAGCTAACCCATGTTCATATAACTTAATAAAAATCCATTGTGTCCATTTATAATAATTAGGATCCATCGTACTTAATTCTCTGTCCCAATCATACGAAAATCCAAGTGCTTGTATTTGCCGTTTAAAAACAGCTATATTCTTTTTCGTAAAATCTTCCGGACTATTTCCGGTATCTAACGCATATTGTTCCGCCGGAAGACCAAATGCATCCCATCCCATCGGGTGCAGGACTTCATATCCCTGCATTCGTTTCATTCTGGAAATAATATCTGTAGCAGTATAACCTTCCGGATGTCCGACATGTAGTCCAGCTCCAGATGGATAAGGAAACATATCTAAAGCATACATTTTTTTCTTATTGGAGTACGTATTTGTTTTAAATGTTTTATTTTCCAGCCAATGCTGTTGCCATTTCTTTTCAATTTGCTGATGATGAAAGCTCATTTTTCTTCCTCCTTTAATTATAACGACGATAATTACTATCGTTGATAGCAGTTCATCTTTTATTACCTTCTAAATAAGTCATAGTAGAGACAAAGTCAAAAAGACAACTAGGTAGTAACGTATAGACTATCAAGTTTTGCACAACATCGAAATTTTTTCCTACAACTTAAAAATTTTGTAAACGTTGCTAAAGCAACTTCTGTTTTTGCCAACATGAAAAGAGCTCCGTTAGTGATGTACAAACAGAAGAACTTCTGAAGCGATAAAGTGAAACTTCATTTCATGAAACGTTTTCCCAAGGAATGCTAGTATCGCAAGGGTATGACCTAAAGGGCCCCTGAACCAATCGGGTATTTAAAAGCCGTCTAAAACAGGGGTATGCCTACGTCTAAAGCAATAAGCCCTTTTTTTGTCGCCCTTCCCTTAGATTCAAGGGGATGTTGACTTTCATAGAAAAAAGACCGAAGTTTGCTAGTCGATCTTTAAGCTTTGTTAGACAAAGTTACTTTAAATAAGATATCGCCATGTAAAAACGGATGTCGTTTTCTAGAAAATAAAAAAAAGCAACCCACCCCTCACAAAAGGGACGAGAAGCTTTTCCCGCGGTACCACCCAGCTTAATGCATCATTAGCATTCACTTCATATCCGTAACGTGGATAGACGACAGAAGCTACATATCACCTCTGTAACGACTAAGGCGAGTTCATAAATATACAAGGACAGTTTTCACCAACCACTGTCTCTCTTTTCTTGCATGGATTTACTACTACTCCTTAGTATTGTCGTTATCATATATGGTATTATATCGAATTTTAATGAATTAGAATCGCTTTGTCAAGACAATCCACTACGCAATCTGATAAAATAAGACATAATCACTATGGAAAAGGAGTATACCATGTTACACGGAATTCTGCATTACGCACACTACTTATTGGAAGCTACACTTGAAAAAAACGAAACTGTTATTGATGCAACTTGTGGAAACGGGAACGATACCCTTTTTTTAAGTAATGTTGTTGGTGATAATGGTCATGTGTTTGCTTTTGACATCCAAACAGAAGCTATCCAAGCAACCCGACAAAAGTTAATAGAAAATGGGAAGACGAATGTCACTGTCATTCATGATAGTCATGCAAATTTGAAAAAATATCTACCTTCAAATGACATATTACTAGGTGGAGCAGTATTTAATCTCGGCTATTTACCAAGAAGCGATAAAACGGTTATTACTAAAGCTGAATCAACGATTAAAGCGATAGATACCATTTTACACTTTCTAAAACCAAATGGCATAATAGTTTTAGTTGTTTATCACGGACATAAGGGCGGTAAAGAAGAAAAAAAAGCTATTTTAAAACATGTAATAAGGTTAAATCAGCGTCGATACCATGTCTTGCAATATGGCTTTATTAATCAAAAAAACAATCCTCCATTCATTATCGCTATTCAAAAAAGAGCCTAGACTAAGTATGTATATTAATGAAAGAATAATTTGGAATGATCACCTAACATGACAATTTGGTATGGTTAAAATAGTAAGTAGCTAATTAAATTAGGTCCTTACTTTCTCTTAAGAAATGTCCAAAAAACTTACAAGTATGTTTCCAGTCTTTCCAATTAAGAGACACTTCCTGTTTTTCCACTCGAACCTGTATCCACTACTTACGGTTTGTTTTACCTAGTTTGCACAGTAGGCAATAGTCTCGGCCCAGAAGCTTGGCTATTGCCTACTGTTAGTTACTAAAGCTTTCCTCAAAAGTTAATTCCCCTTGTGTACATCAATAAAACAGTATCTGTTTTACAATTTTTATTGTCTGTTCACAAAAAATACATAATACTATTACATCAACCTTGTAAACGTTTCATTGTTATAGTACAGCGTTTACACTAAAATTAACTTGCTCAATACTTCACAAACTTAATATAGAAATTTATTAAAAGACGATATATAATGAAATTGTAAAGAGATTGATCAATACTTCACAAACTTTTAAAGGAGGCTTTATCATGACTACTAAAACAAAAGTAAGTTCCCCAAAGGAGCAAGTTTCTCATACAATCGATCAACTAGTAGTTAACGCAGAGCGTGCTTTAGATGAATTCAAAAAATTAGACCAACAAGCAATTGATGCGATTGTTAAGGAAATGGCTTTGGCTGGAATTGATAAACATATGGAATTAGCAAAGTTAGCGATTGAAGAAACTGGTCGCGGAGTCTTTGAGGATAAAGTAATCAAAAATATTTTCGCAACTGAATATATTTATCATAACATAAAATATGATAAAACGGTTGGCATTATTAATGAAAACGAATTGGAAGGTGTTGAAGAGTATGCTGAACCAGCAGGAGTTGTCTGTGGTATAACACCTGTTACTAATCCAACATCGACAACCATGTTCAAATCATTAATTTCAATTAAGACTAGAAATCCAATTATTTTTGCCTTTCATCCATCCGCGCAAAAAAGTAGTAGTTATGCAGCAAAAATTCTGCTGGATGCTGCAGTAAAAGCTGGTGCACCGAAAAATTGTATTCAATGGATAGAAACTCCTTCTATTGACGCAACAAAAACGCTAATGAATCATCCTGGTGTATCATTAATCCTTGCAACTGGTGGAGCAGGAATGGTGAAATCTGCCTATAGTTCTGGAAAACCTGCACTCGGCGTTGGGCCTGGAAACGTACCATGCTATATTGAAAAAACAGCTATGATTAAACGTGCTGTGAACGATCTTATTCTTTCTAAAACTTTTGATAATGGTATGATTTGTGCGTCCGAACAAGCAGTAATCATTGATAAAGAAATCTATGATACGGTTAAACAAGAACTTATAACAAATAGATGTCACTTTTTAACGAATGACGAAATTAAGAAAGTTGGAAAGCTCGTAATCAATCCAACAACATGTGCTGTTAATCCAGATATTGTAGGAAAACCTGCATATGAAATCGCCAAAATGGCAGGAGTAAATGTAGAAAAAAATACGAAGATTCTTATTGCTGAACTCGAAGGCGTTGGTCCTGAATTTCCGCTATCCAGAGAAAAGTTAAGTCCTGTCCTGGCTTGTTACAAGGTAAATTCCACGGAAGAAGGAATAAAAAGGGCGGAAGAAATGCTACATTTTGGTGGATTAGGACATTCTGCAGTGATTCATTCAACCGATGATGACATCATAGAAAAATATTCACATCGTATGAAAGCGGGAAGAATCATTGTAAACTCTCCTTCTTCTCAAGGAGCAATCGGCGATATTTATAATGCTCACATGCCTTCTCTGACTTTAGGGTGTGGAACATATGGAGGTAACTCTGTCTCTACGAATGTTGGCACCATAAACCTGATAAACATTAAAAAAACAGCACGGAGGAAAAATAATATGCAATGGTTTAAGCTACCTCCTAAAATTTATTTTGAAAGAAATGCAATTCAATATTTAGAAAAAATGCCGGATATATCAAAAGCTTTTATTGTCACCGATCCAGTTATGGTTAAGCTTGGCTATGTAGATAAAGCACTGTATTATTTACGGAAGCGCCCTGATTACGTGCATTGTGAAATTTTCTCTGATGTCGAAGCAGATCCATCGATTGATACCATCCAAAAAGGTACAGAAATGATGCGCCAATTTAAGCCTGATGTGATAATTGCTCTTGGTGGCGGTTCACCTATGGATGCGGCTAAAGCAATGTGGCTATTTTATGAGTATCCGGAAGTCGATTTCCATGAATTAAAACAAAAATTTATGGACATTCGCAAGCGAATTGTTAAATATCCAAAATTAGGAAAGCTAGCAAAATTTGTTGCCGTGCCAACTACATCTGGAACAGGATCAGAAGTTACTTCTTTCACAGTTATTACCGATAAAAAAGCCAATATGAAATATCCATTAGCCGATTATGAATTAACACCAGATGTAGCAATAGTAGATCCGCAATTTGTTATGTCTGTACCAAAACAAGTAACTGCTGATACAGGGATGGACGTTTTAACACATGCGATTGAAGCGTATGTGTCTAATATGGCAAATGACTATACGGATGGTTTAGCCATAAAAGCAATCCAATTAGTATTTGAATATTTACCAAAAGCATATCATAATGGAAATGATGCTTTAGCAAGAGAAAAAATGCATAATGCATCTACAATTGCAGGAATGGCATTTTCCAACGCGTTTTTAGGTATTAACCATTCCCTCGCCCATAAATTAGGTGCTGCATTTAATATTGCACATGGCCGAGCAAATACGATTCTACTTCCACATGTTATTCGCTACAATGCACAAAAACCGGAAAAATTCGTCTCATTTCCGAAGTATGAATATTTTATTGCTGACAAGCGCTATGCAGAAATTGCAGCTACGTTGAATCTTCCGGCAAGAACAGTAGAGGAAGGTGTTGAAAGCTTAGTACAAGCTATCATTAAACTTGCAAAGGAATTAAATATTCCAATGAGCATGAAAGATGCAGGAATAAATGAACAAGAATTTGAAGCACAAGTAGATGAACTTGCTGAATTAGCTTTCGAAGATCAATGTACAACGGCAAATCCAAAACTTCCATTAGTTACGGAATTAGCCGAAATTTATCGAAAAGCATATAAAGGAGTTTAGCTGTTCGATTATAATCAAATCATTCAAACTAGCACGGAATAAAACTCTATCATTAAATAAAAAACGTTCTTTACTTCGTTTTCTATCTCCACACGGTATTAGCCTACCCGTGAACGGAAGAAACGTTAGCCGACCGCTCTTACTCTTACTTATGGGTATGGGCGGTCTTTTGACGGAAAAATCGCTTCATAAAATAATATACTCTTGTATTCCAATGAAAAAATAGTGCCGCTCTGTCTCCCTTTTCAAAAAACATCCTCTTGACTGCTCTTGAGTCATTTAGCTGCTTTACTTTTTTATCCCCTAAATATAACCCAATTAATCCTTGAATAACCATCTGGTGAAAATAATGGTTTGGCAAAGATTCTGTATATAAGTTTGCTTGCTTATAAAAATAGTGTAAACGTTCATGTTTTGTTGACGTATCTGCATAATAAGAACAAAAATTCAAATCTTTCTCTTTCACATCTTCTTGTTGATCAATATAATAATCAAGCAAGATATGCAACCCTTGTACATAAGGAAAATAACTAGTAACGATTTGGTTAGCGAATTTACGATACAACCTCCCTGCCAATCCATAGGAAATTAAGCAGTAAATTCCTAAAGTCGATCCCGTTGCTGCGGAAAACTCATACCATTGTAATGGATAAATATTATTTTCCCTAGACCAGGTGGTTAATCGCAGCACCCGTTCTTCTGGAATAACATGCTTATGAACTTGCAAATCACGATACAATTCGGCCAGCCATAAAGCTTGTTCTTGAAAAGTTGGTATATCATCTAATAATATCACAACTTCTTTACAAGTCTTTACAAGTTCTAATAGATAACCATTATCCTGTTTATGAGGAAAAAATGCATAATAGTCTGTTGATTCCACTTTTCCGGATAATGCATCAGTCATTGCAGTATGTAATAGCTCAAATGATCTCGCTTCCATAGTAGTACTACGATCACATAAATTGTCCAGATAATCACTAATCGTTTGATAAGCAACAATAAAACGCACGCATTTCTTCCATCTATCTCCCGCTAAAAATGCATATACTGCTCCACCTTGACAATGGAAACGTTTTGCTGTAATACTAGCCAATGCTTGAGACCGTAATTCCTCATCAGGTATTTCATTTGCTCGTTTTTGCCAATAAGTCAATTCTTTTTTTACAGTAGGAAAAATCTTTCGATAAACTGCTATCATTAAAGAAGCAGGAGTACTTGGTACTTGATAGCTCAAAGTGTTGCCTCCGTTCTGTATCTAGCCACTATATTATCTGCTGTAAATATTATTTTAGCTTATTAAACGCAGTTAATCAAAACATCAAACCATTGGTACACAAGGGGATGTACGTTTTTATCATACATTTTTTGCAAATTACGCTATTCGAAACTTAACTTTTGAGATGTTTTAGTCAAATTTTTATTCTCCTGTGTAAACGACCGCACCCTAAAAACTGCTTAAATTAATCATTGAAATATATATCTCCTAGGCATCAAAGAATCTCTGCTTATGCTTCAAGAATTCGAAAGCAAGCCATTTCATCATTTACTAAATAAACTGTTCCGTATAGGGAGTATTTCATCTGAAGATGGTCACAATAAAAAATAAATCATGAAAGGCTGATAAAATGATTTATATCTATAATGATTATGGTGGAACTCATACGACATCGTTAGCGGCTGCTTATCACTTAAAAAAACTACCGACTAATAGAACACTTACAAAAGATGAAATTATAAATGTTGATTATTTTAATAAATTAACGAAAGAAGATTTGGCAAATTTATTTTTCACGAAATAGATGAAGATGGGAATCCAGTCTATACAATTGGAAGAAAAAATAATCATTTAGTAGTACCAGCTTTAAAAAATTTAATCGAACTTATCCGAGAAAAAAATGAAGTTAAAGAGAAAATAATCTTTTCTAATACTTCATCAACAGTTCCTTTTGCCATGACAATTGGAGGATTTTTCTCCAGAGGATTAAAAATAGATTTTATCGGTGTTCCTTTACTTATCTTAGGTGCTAAACAATGTGGCAAGCGTATTAATCAATTGGTGGAACATACAAAAAAACAGCAACATCTTCAAATAAACAAGTTCTCGTTCTATAAAATAAATTCATTTAAATGAATTGCTCTAAGTAGAGATAACATTAACCGAATCCAATAAATGACCCTTTTTTTGCAAACAAGATTTTAAATAAAGGAATTGATCAACATGGATTTTCCCGTTATTCATACTAATTTTTGGGATGGCGTTATTGCTGTACCTATAATTGTAATTCTAACACAGTGCTTTAAATTACTTCCTATCCCCCGTCAATACTTCCCAACAATAGCAAGTATTCTGGGCTTTTTCATTTCTATATTTATAAGTCATCGTCATGACTTATGGGCAGGCATTTTTATGGGTCAGCAGCCGTCGGGACATATGCTGCATTAAAAACTAATTGGGTAGTTTTTAGAGAAAAATGGTTGAATAAAAAAGTCAGACAAGAATAAGAAACGTCTTCCTAATAGGTGAACAAGGATTGTTATATTATTTCAACTTTTGACACTTTCAACTATTTATCCGACTTCTTGAATGGAACATGACCTCTTATTGCTCTCTCATAAGGAATTTTAAATCACGATTTGGATACAATTCATCCAGAGTGATAGTCGCTTCTTTTCTAGCCTTTAGAGAGCCGCCTTCTAAAGTAAAATCTTTAAGTCCTTTTACATCTGTTTTCTAATGGCAATAATTTATACGGTTTAGAAGCATCCACTTTTACGCAAATTTTCTGAATCTGCTTTTCCAGCTTTTACTTACTTATAAATTTATCTCCAATAAAATTCTTACTGTATTCCTTCATTGTAAATAGTTGTGGACAGATTTCACCAAGTAGCTTCGATCCCATTCTAATAATCGGATTTGTAGAGCGACCTGCTGAAAGCCACTCTATATAGAACACGGGCATCTTTACCTTGACCAGTGCGGTTTTATTCTACGTTTAATTTTTCTAGGAAATAGTTCTTTTTAAAAGAGTTTCCACCAGTTAGCTTCGATGATTTTTCCGGATATCCTAACTTAGACTCCTCTTTCACTTCTTTAGCAGCCCTGAAGCTTAGAACCAAAGAAGAAAGAGCAACATCGGTTACATACATAATTCCTTCTTCTTCAATGGTATCAGTGAAAGACGTGGCAGATTCCGCTGCTTAGTTTTTAATGAATACTTCTTATAACTATGTAAATCTTTAGATAGACCTTTTAACCTAAAAACAAACTTATAATGCCCCTCCCGTAACTCGTTTCGACTTTATGAGGAAGGGTTTAACATGGAAAAAATAGTACACTAAGCTTTTATTGCCGTATATAAAATTAGTTAGTATTTGTCAAAAAAATTCCTAATAGGAAAGTATAAACCTTTGTATCTACGACTAGCGTAAATGGTATGGAGCATATCATAAAAGTTCTCCAAAAACTTTATAACTTCTACCTCCCTTCAGTATGCAGAACAGTTTGTTACTTCTAAAGTTGGTCTCCAGATTTATATAAAAGCTTCCACCTAAGGATGTTTTATTTAAACGTCCAAAAAAAAGACTATTTACTCAGGATAAGAGCCAACCCTACAAAATTATTCATGAATATAGTAAAGTAGACCGAAAATAAAGGAGGTAGGTTATATGTGGAGAAAATTTGATGAAGACGGAAATCAAGAATTTAGCTTTTCGAAGGCTAGAGCAGATGCTGATGCCGATGCAAGGTCTGATGTAGATTTCGACAGCGATATCCGTGTAGATAATGATAATGACAACGACAATGATAACGACCTAAAAAATAGAAATCGCAATATTAATATCGCCAAAGTCATTAGAAGTGGTAATTCTAATGTTGATGTTGATATTGATGAAAAAGAACGTGTTGATATTGATAAGGACCGTTAAAAAACACCATTAGTTACTATTAGTGGGGTGAAAAACATCCCACTATTTTCCTCGAAAGGAGAATTTGATTTGAAGAAGGCAAATGACAACTTACATGTACTAGACTTTAAAACTGATACTCGCTCCACGATTGGAAATAGCGGAAATTCAGATGTCGATGTAACTGTAAATATTGATACCACCCCTATTGCATACGCAATGTTATGTACACTTTTAGCAACTAGTCAAATTTCCTCAACTGAATTTAATGCTGCGGTTAGAAAATTAGAAGATTTTGCAAGTAGTGGTAAGTTCCCTTCGATAAAAGACATGAATGATTTATCACTAGTGAAACTAAACAAAAGACAATTAAGAAGGTAAAAAAACGCCTTCTTATTTTTATACCACGAACTACACATAAAAAATAAGATTAAATAACAGATCTTTCTGTTTTGTTCTGTGCAAGGTCTTTTCATGCTTATTTTTAAACTATTATAGATGTCAAACATTTTTCAACAGCAATGAAAAGAATTATTTTTCCTTTTACATTTTTAAGACAGAAAATACTCAAACCTTGTATAAGCCTTCAATAAGGTTCCATAGACGTAAGAAAAAGGGAGAGATAAAATAGCCCTAGCTCAAGACTAAACTGAACTAAGGCTGGACAATGCAGGGAGAGTTACCCTGTATAATTAATATTAAACAACAAATATAAATATTACTGTAAACGTATATGAATTGAAACTGTACCTCTTGAAGTTTCTTTTCATTCATAAGTTCATTCATTTCTTTGGCATCCTAAAACCATTATGTATTTTTTTACGCTGTTCTCCAAGACGTTTCTACATCATCTGGAGGATTTTCAGTAAGAGGGTAGTAAGCTTAATTTCGTTTCCTCAGACAATTCTCCGCCCAATTTCTTAAGATATCTATTTCATCTTTAATTGACTTTGACAGATTAAGTATAAAGACGATATCATTGTCAAAGCTTCCTTTTCTTATAATTTCTAATATTTTCGTACTAGTTACGTAAAGATCGCTTAAAAGCATTTCTTTTATTGCTCACTTGGGTAAGATGTTCAGGGAAGTTTTTCAAATATCCCTCACCCCTTTATATCCAGTAGCTTCCTCCAAAATGATATACTAATAGTAGCCATCATATTTTTTCAGGAGGATTTAAAATGATACAAGCATATAAAGGCATATTTCCAAAAATTCATGAGTCTGTATTTATTGCAGAAGACGCAACCATCATTGGTGATGTCACTATTGATGAACAAACGAGTATTTGGTTTAAAACAGTCATACGGGGAGATGTTGCGCCGGTCAGAATCGGTAAACGAATCAGCATTCAAGATTTATCCATGCTGCATCAAAGCCCGAACCTCCCGTTAATTATTGAAGATGATGTAACAGTTGGTCATCAAGTAACACTGCATTCAGCAGTTATTCGAGAAAAGGCGTTAATCGGGATGGGTTCTATCCTATTAGATGGTGCTGAAGTAGGAGAAAATGCATTTATTGGAGCCGGCAGCTTAGTACCGCCAGGAAAGAAAATACCAGCACACACATTAGCATTTGGGAGACCGGCTAAAGTG
Encoded proteins:
- a CDS encoding tetraprenyl-beta-curcumene synthase family protein, whose translation is MSYQVPSTPASLMIAVYRKIFPTVKKELTYWQKRANEIPDEELRSQALASITAKRFHCQGGAVYAFLAGDRWKKCVRFIVAYQTISDYLDNLCDRSTTMEARSFELLHTAMTDALSGKVESTDYYAFFPHKQDNGYLLELVKTCKEVVILLDDIPTFQEQALWLAELYRDLQVHKHVIPEERVLRLTTWSRENNIYPLQWYEFSAATGSTLGIYCLISYGLAGRLYRKFANQIVTSYFPYVQGLHILLDYYIDQQEDVKEKDLNFCSYYADTSTKHERLHYFYKQANLYTESLPNHYFHQMVIQGLIGLYLGDKKVKQLNDSRAVKRMFFEKGDRAALFFHWNTRVYYFMKRFFRQKTAHTHK
- a CDS encoding gamma carbonic anhydrase encodes the protein MIQAYKGIFPKIHESVFIAEDATIIGDVTIDEQTSIWFKTVIRGDVAPVRIGKRISIQDLSMLHQSPNLPLIIEDDVTVGHQVTLHSAVIREKALIGMGSILLDGAEVGENAFIGAGSLVPPGKKIPAHTLAFGRPAKVIRKLTEADYKEMERIRRSYVEKGEIYKCQQKDQTMPLN